A genomic segment from Candidatus Latescibacter sp. encodes:
- a CDS encoding LamG-like jellyroll fold domain-containing protein has product MEKCLIFTLALVFALAFVSWSAEKKSAKTGQVVWDINTITAVGGYPTEVLGAPKVINTPGGKAVEFDGVKDGLIVDSFPLAGVGSFTLEVIFCPYSDGPAEQRYFHLQENEDGNRILLETRIMDGNKWSLDSFIQSNETNQTLLDKTITHPTGAWYNATLVFDGKEMRHYINGVKELSAEIKAFTPYIGGKTSVGVRMNKVFWFKGAIGKARFTPWALSPGEFLKP; this is encoded by the coding sequence ATGGAGAAATGTTTGATTTTCACATTGGCGTTGGTATTCGCTCTGGCTTTCGTGTCCTGGAGCGCAGAGAAAAAGAGCGCGAAAACCGGCCAGGTAGTCTGGGATATCAATACCATCACCGCTGTCGGGGGCTATCCCACTGAGGTGCTTGGTGCGCCTAAAGTCATCAACACACCGGGAGGAAAAGCGGTGGAGTTCGACGGCGTTAAGGACGGCCTCATCGTCGATTCTTTTCCCCTGGCCGGTGTCGGGTCATTTACCCTCGAAGTGATATTCTGCCCCTATAGCGACGGCCCTGCGGAACAGCGCTACTTTCACCTTCAGGAGAACGAGGACGGCAACCGTATCCTGCTCGAAACCCGCATCATGGACGGGAACAAGTGGAGCCTGGATTCGTTCATACAGTCCAACGAAACCAATCAGACCCTCCTTGACAAGACCATCACCCATCCCACCGGCGCCTGGTACAACGCCACGCTTGTTTTCGACGGCAAAGAGATGCGTCACTATATAAATGGAGTGAAGGAACTGTCTGCGGAAATCAAGGCGTTCACCCCTTACATCGGCGGAAAAACATCCGTCGGGGTGCGCATGAACAAGGTATTCTGGTTCAAGGGCGCCATCGGTAAAGCCCGGTTCACCCCCTGGGCGCTCTCGCCGGGTGAGTTTTTGAAACCGTAA
- a CDS encoding ThuA domain-containing protein, protein METKSSLSRRSVLQCLGLAGTASVIGASLSVLPASAASRKTDAFALVGDRWHNFDYIRTALTKTLVKESGITAVFTPDSTLLTAEELKAHRLLIILQDGMVFPGGYTTPYVFYDPEKMKIVSDPPLPRFDEKYEMWITKEQGKAIRQFVEKGGSAWFFHNASYISGANEDFRHVEGALFTGHTAFRPYKMKIVNSDHPITQGISNFVVTEEQHYLIYDKDPKNVLIRSVNEEGLEYSTPKYGNQGATCEACWAYDYGKGRVCYMSPGHTIQSFWNPEYVKLQKNAVKWLLREI, encoded by the coding sequence ATGGAAACCAAATCCTCTCTCTCCCGCCGGTCGGTTCTTCAGTGCCTGGGTCTGGCGGGAACTGCATCCGTGATTGGCGCATCTCTTTCAGTATTGCCAGCTTCAGCCGCTTCCCGTAAAACCGACGCATTTGCCCTGGTCGGAGACCGCTGGCACAATTTCGATTACATCCGCACAGCCCTGACCAAAACCCTGGTCAAGGAATCGGGCATTACCGCAGTTTTTACACCGGACAGCACCCTTCTTACTGCGGAGGAGCTGAAAGCCCACCGTCTGCTCATCATTCTCCAGGACGGCATGGTGTTTCCCGGCGGATACACCACCCCGTATGTGTTCTACGACCCGGAAAAGATGAAGATTGTGAGCGATCCTCCCCTGCCTAGATTCGACGAGAAGTACGAGATGTGGATTACCAAGGAACAGGGGAAAGCCATCCGTCAGTTTGTGGAGAAGGGCGGCTCGGCCTGGTTCTTCCATAACGCCAGCTACATATCCGGGGCAAACGAGGATTTTCGGCATGTCGAGGGGGCGCTGTTCACCGGGCATACGGCGTTCCGTCCCTACAAGATGAAAATCGTGAACAGCGACCACCCTATTACACAGGGTATCAGCAATTTTGTGGTAACCGAGGAGCAGCACTACCTGATTTACGACAAAGACCCCAAAAATGTGCTGATACGGAGCGTGAACGAGGAGGGGCTGGAATACTCCACCCCAAAGTACGGCAACCAGGGCGCCACCTGCGAAGCCTGCTGGGCGTACGATTATGGCAAGGGGCGGGTATGCTACATGTCTCCGGGGCACACCATCCAGAGCTTCTGGAACCCGGAGTATGTGAAACTACAAAAGAACGCGGTGAAGTGGCTGTTACGAGAGATATAA
- a CDS encoding type I restriction enzyme HsdR N-terminal domain-containing protein has protein sequence MFSVPKKFSERVLKTLPKFQKVLALAKDRDVNEADTVSIVKDILGELFGYDKFLEVTSELAIRGTYCDLAIKVNDQIQFLIECKAIGLAMKESHLKQAIDYGANKGIPWVVLTNGMLWSLYRLRFEQPISYDPVFSLNLAEVSPRSEKDIELLYILSKEGLEKAAREEYYNKIQSINRFIIGNLILSETVISSLRKEIRKFAGDIRVDAAEIEAMLKMDIIKREIIDGEEAKAAQERLRKYYKKIERLARKKDISTDETTPILSEKQEKDSNQSS, from the coding sequence ATGTTCTCTGTCCCAAAGAAGTTCTCGGAACGCGTCCTAAAAACCCTCCCTAAGTTTCAGAAAGTACTTGCTTTGGCAAAAGATCGCGATGTAAATGAAGCAGATACTGTTTCTATTGTTAAAGATATTCTCGGAGAGCTTTTTGGTTATGACAAGTTTCTGGAGGTAACTAGTGAACTGGCAATACGCGGCACATATTGCGATTTAGCGATAAAGGTGAACGACCAGATTCAGTTCCTAATCGAATGCAAAGCGATTGGCCTGGCCATGAAGGAAAGCCACCTTAAACAGGCGATCGACTACGGAGCGAACAAAGGGATCCCCTGGGTTGTACTTACCAATGGGATGCTCTGGAGTCTATACAGACTCCGCTTTGAGCAGCCAATCTCGTACGACCCAGTTTTCAGCCTGAACTTGGCGGAAGTCAGTCCAAGAAGTGAGAAGGATATCGAGCTCCTCTACATACTTTCCAAAGAGGGATTGGAAAAAGCAGCAAGGGAAGAGTACTACAACAAGATTCAATCGATCAATAGGTTCATAATTGGGAACCTTATACTCAGCGAGACTGTAATCTCATCCTTACGGAAGGAAATCAGGAAATTCGCAGGAGATATACGTGTCGATGCAGCTGAGATCGAAGCCATGCTCAAAATGGATATTATCAAGAGAGAAATCATTGATGGTGAAGAAGCAAAGGCCGCTCAGGAACGGCTCAGAAAGTACTATAAGAAGATTGAGAGATTAGCAAGAAAGAAAGACATTTCAACTGATGAAACAACTCCGATTTTGAGCGAAAAACAAGAAAAGGACAGCAATCAGTCTAGTTAA